A region from the Halomarina litorea genome encodes:
- the mutL gene encoding DNA mismatch repair endonuclease MutL encodes MTDTRDIRALDPKTVERIAAGEVVERPASVVKELVENAIDADASRVRVAVESGGIDGVRVTDDGVGMSREAVERSVEQHTTSKIRDIEDLESGVATLGFRGEALHAIGAVSELTATTKPRGGGQGTELVVRGGDVQSVGPAGCPEGTTVAVSDLFFNVPARRKYLKQPSTEADHVQRIVTGYALANPDVAVAFEADGRERFATTGRGDLRSTVMNVYGREVASAMVPVAPDTLPDGPLDGVSGLVSHPETTRASREYCATFVNGRFVTASAVREAIVDAYGTQLAPDRYPLAVVSLDVDPATVDVNVHPRKLEIRFADEAGARAQVEHAVERALLDEGLIRSGAPRGRSAPDQTEIAPESGEEAETDDAPDPGTPETSASRESQRSRRGRASRTDSEAHADDGWEARGRAAADVDSAGVESVDVGQSSAASDDESTDSSTVEERGGNRATGTDDGSSPESSTDPHDRRDRKFRAATEQTRLSGRAPESEREYDRLPALDVLGQYDDTYVVAATDDGLVLVDQHAADERVNYERLRAAFADGVDVQSLAEPVRLELTAREAALFEEFADALASLGFHASLAPDDDRIAEVRTVPALLTGREDLVRDLLTAFVAGDGAATVEAAADELLADLACYPSITGNTSLTEGSVVDLLSRLDDCENPYACPHGRPTVVAFDREEIEDRFERDYPGHAGRRAE; translated from the coding sequence GTGACGGACACGAGGGACATCCGTGCGCTCGACCCGAAGACCGTCGAGCGAATCGCCGCCGGCGAGGTGGTCGAGCGGCCTGCCTCTGTAGTAAAAGAACTCGTCGAGAACGCCATCGACGCCGACGCCTCGCGGGTGCGCGTCGCCGTCGAGAGCGGCGGCATCGACGGGGTCCGCGTCACCGACGACGGCGTCGGGATGTCCCGCGAGGCGGTCGAGCGGAGCGTCGAACAGCACACCACCTCGAAGATACGCGACATCGAGGACCTCGAATCGGGCGTCGCCACCCTCGGCTTCCGGGGGGAGGCCCTCCACGCCATCGGGGCCGTCTCGGAACTCACCGCCACCACCAAACCCCGTGGCGGCGGCCAGGGAACCGAACTCGTCGTCCGCGGCGGCGACGTGCAGTCCGTGGGGCCGGCGGGATGTCCTGAGGGGACCACCGTAGCGGTGTCGGACCTGTTCTTCAACGTCCCGGCGCGCCGGAAGTACCTCAAACAGCCCTCGACGGAGGCCGACCACGTCCAGCGAATCGTCACGGGCTACGCCCTCGCGAACCCAGACGTGGCCGTCGCCTTCGAGGCGGACGGGCGGGAGCGCTTTGCCACCACCGGGCGGGGCGACCTGCGCTCGACAGTGATGAACGTCTACGGACGAGAGGTGGCGAGCGCGATGGTCCCCGTGGCCCCCGACACGCTCCCGGACGGCCCCCTCGACGGCGTCTCCGGCCTCGTGAGCCACCCCGAGACGACCCGCGCGAGTCGGGAGTACTGCGCCACGTTCGTCAACGGGCGGTTCGTCACCGCGAGCGCCGTCCGCGAGGCCATCGTCGACGCCTACGGGACGCAACTGGCCCCCGACCGCTACCCCCTCGCCGTCGTCTCCCTCGACGTGGACCCCGCGACGGTGGACGTCAACGTCCACCCCCGCAAACTGGAGATCAGGTTCGCCGACGAGGCGGGCGCCCGCGCGCAGGTCGAACACGCCGTCGAACGCGCCCTCCTCGACGAGGGCCTGATTCGCTCGGGCGCGCCTCGTGGCAGGTCGGCCCCCGACCAGACCGAAATCGCACCCGAGTCTGGCGAAGAGGCCGAGACGGACGACGCCCCCGACCCGGGCACGCCGGAGACGTCGGCGAGTCGGGAGAGTCAGCGGAGTCGGCGAGGACGGGCCAGTCGTACCGACAGCGAGGCCCACGCGGACGACGGGTGGGAGGCGCGCGGGCGGGCCGCCGCGGACGTCGACTCGGCGGGCGTCGAGTCGGTCGACGTCGGACAGTCGAGTGCGGCGAGCGACGACGAATCCACCGATTCGTCCACCGTCGAGGAACGTGGCGGCAATCGGGCGACGGGGACGGACGACGGTTCCTCACCCGAGTCCTCGACTGACCCCCACGACCGCCGGGACCGGAAGTTCCGCGCGGCGACCGAACAGACCCGCCTGTCGGGGCGCGCGCCCGAGTCCGAACGCGAGTACGACCGCCTGCCCGCCCTCGACGTCCTCGGGCAGTACGACGACACGTACGTCGTGGCGGCCACCGACGACGGTCTGGTGCTGGTCGACCAGCACGCCGCCGACGAGCGGGTGAACTACGAACGACTCAGGGCGGCGTTCGCCGACGGCGTGGACGTCCAGTCGCTCGCCGAACCCGTCCGACTGGAACTCACGGCCCGCGAGGCGGCGCTGTTCGAGGAGTTCGCGGACGCCCTCGCGTCGCTCGGCTTCCACGCCTCGCTCGCGCCGGACGACGACCGAATCGCGGAGGTCAGGACGGTTCCGGCCCTGCTGACAGGGCGCGAGGACCTCGTCCGGGACCTGCTGACGGCGTTCGTCGCGGGCGACGGGGCGGCCACCGTGGAGGCCGCCGCGGACGAACTGCTCGCTGACCTCGCCTGCTACCCCTCCATCACGGGCAACACGTCGCTGACGGAGGGGTCGGTCGTCGACCTGCTCTCCCGACTGGACGACTGCGAGAACCCCTACGCCTGCCCGCACGGGCGGCCGACCGTCGTCGCGTTCGACCGCGAGGAGATCGAAGACCGCTTCGAACGGGACTACCCCGGCCACGCGGGGCGACGGGCGGAATGA
- the mutS gene encoding DNA mismatch repair protein MutS, translating into MTAEGIVGEYLALKEETDADVLAMQMGDFYEFFHEDAELVGRELDLKVSERSSGGEAYKMAGVPLDDLTPYLSALVERGYRVAVADQYETDDGHARRIERVVTPGTLLETSDGDARYLASVVRGGSGDEYGLAFVDVTTGKFHVTTADDGASALTELYRFAPTEVLPGPEVRNDDALLGRLRERLDATLTLHATDDFAPGRARHAVREQFGAADESVGLDSDLAVRAAGAALSYLRETGTGALASVTRLRTYRGDDHVSLDATTQRNLELTETMTGGGRSLFDTVDHTTTSAGARLLKEWLGRPRRARGELDRRQSAVAAFCEAALAREELRETLSEASDLERLASRAVSGSADAAALLRVKETLALLPELAALVDATPRLTDSPVREILDRPDREAAAELHDALEEALAEDPPSTVTQGGLIREGFDDELDDLIARHESAVEWVDTLADRESREHGISRLSVDRNKTDGYYIQVGKSEADSVPDHYEGIKTLKNAQRYVTDELREREREILRLEERRGDLEYEVFRGLRERVADHAELLQDVGRAVAELDTLASLATHAVRNDWARPDLVASGPLHVEAGRHPVVEADTEFVPNDLSLDEDRRFLVVTGPNMSGKSTYMRQAALITLLAQVGSFVPARSATVGLVDGIYTRVGALDELAQGRSTFMVEMQELSNILHSATEDSLVILDEVGRGTATYDGISIAWAATEYLHNTVGAKTLFATHYHELTGLADHLPRVANVHVAVDEGSSAASGTESRAVDESDGDVTFLRTVEEGATNRSYGVHVADLAGVPGPVVDRAAEVLDHLREEKAIEAKGGGGGSVQAVFDLGSGQFTTGTDDAPEASADGGEEPPPSLDPETEAVLADLRATDPNELTPIEALQLVGDLRGRLPDE; encoded by the coding sequence ATGACTGCGGAGGGCATCGTCGGCGAGTACCTCGCGTTGAAGGAGGAGACCGACGCGGACGTGCTGGCGATGCAGATGGGCGACTTCTACGAGTTCTTCCACGAGGACGCCGAACTCGTGGGGCGCGAACTGGACCTGAAGGTCTCGGAGCGCTCCTCGGGCGGCGAGGCGTACAAGATGGCGGGCGTCCCGCTGGACGACCTGACGCCGTACCTGAGCGCGCTGGTCGAACGCGGCTACCGGGTCGCCGTCGCGGACCAGTACGAGACGGACGACGGGCACGCGCGGCGCATCGAACGGGTCGTCACGCCCGGAACGTTGCTGGAGACGAGCGACGGAGACGCGCGCTACCTCGCGAGTGTCGTCCGCGGAGGTTCGGGAGACGAGTACGGCCTCGCGTTCGTGGACGTGACCACCGGGAAGTTTCACGTCACGACGGCCGACGACGGGGCGAGCGCGCTGACCGAACTGTACCGCTTCGCGCCGACGGAGGTGCTCCCGGGTCCCGAGGTCAGGAACGACGACGCGTTGCTCGGCCGACTCCGGGAGCGACTGGACGCGACGCTGACGCTCCACGCGACGGACGACTTCGCGCCGGGGAGAGCGCGCCACGCCGTGCGCGAACAGTTCGGCGCGGCCGACGAGTCGGTCGGACTCGATTCGGACCTCGCGGTGCGCGCGGCGGGCGCGGCGCTCTCGTACCTGCGGGAGACGGGGACGGGCGCGCTGGCGTCGGTCACCCGCCTGCGGACCTACCGCGGGGACGACCACGTCTCGCTCGATGCCACGACCCAGCGCAACCTCGAACTCACGGAGACGATGACCGGCGGGGGTCGGTCGCTGTTCGACACCGTCGACCACACGACGACGAGCGCGGGCGCTCGTCTCCTGAAGGAGTGGCTGGGCCGCCCGCGGCGGGCGCGGGGCGAACTCGACCGGCGACAGTCGGCGGTTGCGGCGTTCTGCGAGGCCGCACTCGCCCGCGAGGAACTGCGCGAGACGCTCTCGGAGGCGTCGGATCTCGAACGGCTGGCGAGTCGGGCGGTGTCCGGGAGCGCCGACGCCGCCGCCCTTCTGCGGGTGAAGGAGACGCTGGCGCTCCTGCCGGAACTCGCGGCCCTCGTGGACGCGACGCCGCGACTGACGGACTCGCCGGTCCGCGAGATACTCGACCGGCCGGACCGCGAGGCGGCCGCCGAACTCCACGACGCACTGGAGGAGGCACTCGCGGAGGACCCACCGAGTACGGTCACGCAGGGCGGTCTCATCCGCGAGGGGTTCGACGACGAACTGGACGACCTGATCGCGCGCCACGAGTCGGCCGTCGAGTGGGTCGACACGCTCGCGGACCGCGAGTCGCGCGAACACGGCATCTCACGGCTCTCGGTGGACCGCAACAAGACCGACGGCTACTACATCCAGGTCGGGAAGTCGGAGGCGGATTCAGTCCCAGACCACTACGAGGGCATCAAGACGCTGAAGAACGCCCAGCGGTACGTCACCGACGAACTCCGCGAACGCGAACGCGAGATACTCAGACTGGAAGAACGGCGCGGCGACCTGGAGTACGAGGTCTTCCGGGGACTCAGGGAACGGGTCGCCGACCACGCCGAACTCCTGCAGGACGTGGGCCGTGCCGTCGCGGAACTCGACACGCTGGCGAGTCTCGCGACGCACGCCGTCAGGAACGACTGGGCGCGTCCCGACCTCGTGGCGTCCGGTCCCCTGCACGTCGAGGCGGGCCGCCACCCCGTCGTGGAGGCCGACACCGAGTTCGTCCCGAACGACCTCTCGCTGGACGAGGACCGGCGCTTCCTCGTCGTGACGGGGCCGAACATGAGCGGGAAGTCCACCTACATGCGACAGGCCGCCCTCATCACCCTGCTCGCGCAGGTGGGGAGTTTCGTCCCCGCCCGGTCCGCGACGGTGGGGCTGGTCGACGGCATCTACACCCGCGTGGGGGCGCTCGACGAACTCGCGCAGGGGCGCTCGACGTTCATGGTAGAGATGCAGGAACTCTCGAACATCCTCCACTCTGCCACCGAGGACTCGCTGGTCATCCTCGACGAGGTGGGCCGCGGGACGGCGACGTACGACGGCATCAGCATCGCGTGGGCCGCCACCGAGTACCTGCACAACACGGTGGGCGCGAAGACGCTCTTCGCCACGCACTACCACGAACTCACGGGGCTGGCAGACCACCTCCCCCGGGTGGCGAACGTCCACGTCGCCGTCGACGAGGGGTCCTCGGCTGCCAGCGGGACGGAGTCCCGCGCGGTGGACGAGTCCGACGGCGACGTGACCTTCCTCAGGACCGTCGAGGAGGGGGCGACGAACCGTTCCTACGGGGTCCACGTCGCGGACCTCGCGGGCGTCCCCGGGCCGGTCGTCGACCGGGCGGCGGAGGTGCTGGACCACCTGCGCGAGGAGAAGGCCATCGAGGCGAAGGGAGGCGGCGGCGGGTCGGTACAGGCCGTCTTCGACCTCGGGTCGGGGCAGTTCACCACCGGCACCGACGACGCCCCCGAGGCGTCCGCCGACGGGGGAGAGGAACCGCCCCCGTCGCTCGACCCGGAGACGGAGGCCGTCCTCGCGGACTTGCGCGCGACGGACCCGAACGAGTTGACGCCCATCGAGGCGTTGCAACTGGTCGGCGACCTCAGGGGGCGGTTGCCCGATGAGTGA
- a CDS encoding putative quinol monooxygenase has protein sequence MILQYAIIPIDPDSHDEAIEALTELGQRSREEEGVLEYRVTTDVDDDAVIRIFEQYEDEEAVEAHMTSEHFEAFQEQIPDFVGGEVELYKYEVSDSTQLM, from the coding sequence ATGATACTCCAGTACGCCATCATCCCCATCGACCCGGACAGCCACGACGAGGCCATCGAGGCCCTCACCGAACTCGGCCAGCGCTCCCGCGAGGAGGAGGGTGTCCTCGAGTACCGCGTTACCACCGACGTGGACGATGACGCCGTGATTCGCATCTTCGAGCAGTACGAGGACGAGGAGGCCGTCGAGGCCCACATGACCAGCGAGCACTTCGAGGCGTTCCAGGAGCAGATTCCGGACTTCGTCGGCGGCGAGGTGGAACTCTACAAGTACGAGGTGTCCGACTCGACGCAGTTGATGTGA
- a CDS encoding NUDIX hydrolase, with product MSEPREDVDGEASREAPKPMLATVSQKAILFGPDGRLLVLREADGDWEFPGGRIDRGEAVMPALHRELREETGLSVTVGGPVHTAVRKRHDRGKFFVYYRCATDEADVTLSEEHVDSEWTTPERARDRLNDRCRSALERVLGREE from the coding sequence ATGAGTGAACCCCGGGAGGACGTCGACGGCGAGGCGAGTAGGGAGGCGCCGAAGCCCATGCTGGCGACGGTGAGTCAGAAGGCGATCCTGTTCGGCCCCGACGGCCGCCTGCTCGTGTTGCGCGAGGCCGACGGCGACTGGGAGTTCCCGGGCGGGCGCATCGACCGCGGCGAGGCGGTCATGCCGGCGCTCCACCGCGAACTCCGCGAGGAGACGGGCCTGTCGGTCACGGTCGGTGGTCCGGTCCACACCGCCGTCCGGAAGCGCCACGATCGGGGGAAGTTCTTCGTCTACTACCGCTGTGCCACCGACGAGGCGGACGTGACGCTCTCCGAGGAACACGTCGACAGCGAGTGGACGACGCCCGAACGCGCGCGGGACCGACTCAACGACCGCTGCCGGTCGGCGCTGGAGCGAGTCCTCGGGCGCGAGGAGTAG
- a CDS encoding sugar kinase — MTLVTFGEASLHLAAPDRERLVTADGLRVHVDGAESNAAVAAARLGVESVWLSKLPDSPLGRRIAGTLRGHGLDADVVWADGGERQGVRYFERGSDPRPDVTVDDAAGAAVTRLAPEDLSVDRLRGAGAFYTTAATMALSRDLVRTCATLLATASNAGVRTAFGLGPRGRWSPEAARETVRDLFSDVDVLVARESDVRAVLGRDGTARELAHALATAHDFERVALTRGDRGGVLWEDATCHQRAATETRVVDPTGAADAFAGVVLARTMAGAGAAETLADAVAAETLARTVPGPLSTATAADIAEVVARMDDERDRRSQ, encoded by the coding sequence GTGACGCTCGTCACGTTCGGGGAGGCGTCGCTCCACCTCGCCGCGCCCGACCGCGAGCGACTCGTGACGGCCGACGGCCTCCGGGTCCACGTCGACGGTGCGGAGTCGAACGCGGCGGTTGCGGCCGCCCGCCTCGGCGTCGAGTCGGTGTGGCTCTCGAAGCTCCCGGACTCCCCGCTGGGGCGGCGCATCGCGGGCACCCTGCGCGGGCACGGCCTCGACGCGGACGTCGTCTGGGCCGACGGCGGGGAGCGACAGGGTGTTCGCTACTTCGAACGGGGGAGCGACCCGCGTCCCGACGTCACCGTCGACGACGCGGCGGGGGCGGCGGTCACGCGACTGGCCCCGGAGGACCTCAGCGTCGACCGCCTCCGGGGCGCGGGGGCGTTCTACACGACGGCGGCGACGATGGCGCTCTCGCGTGACCTCGTGCGGACCTGCGCGACGTTGCTGGCGACGGCGAGCAACGCGGGCGTCCGCACGGCGTTCGGCCTCGGCCCCCGGGGGCGCTGGTCGCCCGAGGCGGCCCGCGAGACGGTCCGCGACCTGTTCTCGGACGTGGACGTCCTCGTGGCTCGCGAGTCGGACGTGCGGGCCGTCCTCGGGCGCGACGGGACGGCCCGCGAACTGGCCCACGCACTGGCGACGGCCCACGATTTCGAGCGCGTCGCCCTCACGCGCGGCGACCGGGGCGGCGTCCTCTGGGAGGACGCGACCTGCCACCAGCGTGCGGCCACCGAGACGCGCGTCGTCGACCCGACCGGGGCGGCGGACGCCTTCGCGGGCGTGGTCCTCGCACGGACGATGGCGGGCGCGGGGGCGGCGGAGACGCTGGCCGACGCCGTCGCCGCCGAGACGCTGGCGCGGACGGTTCCGGGACCGCTCTCGACGGCGACTGCGGCCGACATCGCGGAGGTCGTCGCGCGGATGGACGACGAGCGAGACCGGCGCAGTCAGTAA
- the thiD gene encoding bifunctional hydroxymethylpyrimidine kinase/phosphomethylpyrimidine kinase: protein MRQPAPVSRPVVLTVAGSDSGGGAGIQADLKTIEAGGGFGTSVVTAVTAQHTRGVESSFVLPLDEIEAQLDAVLGDFDVRAVKTGMLATGEVVEAVTDRARELDAPLVVDPVMVATSGDRLLAEAAERAYEELVGEATVVTPNADEAAVLTGVDVEDESSAREAGEALREMGAEYALVKGGHVDSGDEVIDTLVGPEGRETFTHARVDTDATHGSGCTLSSAIATHLAHDEAPAAAVGDATWFMERAVRYHHDVGQGPGAVHHLVALRERADRQPTQEAVEELVRAFVDADVGPLVPEVGTNVVGAGAYAESGDEVVAVEGRIARTLSGVEPTRGTRFGASSHVGQFLLGAREVDPELRFAVNLRFDDRVERALDGVPWPVATADGGSEGDEADEEEGERGEFTAARRTLTAASRTPRAVVNPARVGYEPTTLVLAREADVLRERTLTLLDRLEEN from the coding sequence ATGCGACAGCCAGCGCCCGTCTCGCGTCCCGTCGTGCTCACCGTCGCGGGGAGCGACTCCGGCGGCGGCGCGGGCATCCAGGCGGACCTGAAGACCATCGAGGCCGGCGGCGGCTTCGGTACGAGCGTCGTCACCGCCGTCACCGCCCAGCACACCCGCGGCGTGGAGTCGTCGTTCGTCCTCCCACTCGACGAAATCGAGGCGCAACTCGACGCCGTCCTCGGTGACTTCGACGTGCGGGCGGTCAAGACCGGGATGCTGGCGACGGGCGAGGTGGTCGAGGCGGTGACCGACCGCGCCCGCGAACTGGACGCGCCGCTGGTCGTGGACCCGGTGATGGTCGCCACGTCGGGCGACCGACTGCTGGCGGAGGCGGCCGAACGCGCCTACGAGGAACTGGTGGGCGAGGCGACGGTGGTGACGCCGAACGCCGACGAGGCGGCGGTCCTGACGGGCGTCGACGTCGAGGACGAATCGAGCGCCCGCGAGGCGGGCGAGGCCCTCCGCGAGATGGGTGCGGAGTACGCCCTCGTGAAGGGCGGGCACGTCGACTCGGGCGACGAGGTGATCGACACGCTGGTCGGCCCGGAGGGGCGAGAGACGTTCACCCACGCACGGGTGGACACCGACGCGACCCACGGGTCGGGGTGTACGCTGTCGAGTGCAATCGCGACCCATCTCGCCCACGACGAGGCCCCCGCCGCGGCGGTTGGCGACGCCACGTGGTTCATGGAACGCGCGGTCAGGTACCACCACGACGTTGGGCAGGGGCCGGGCGCGGTCCACCACCTCGTGGCCCTGCGCGAGCGTGCGGACCGCCAGCCGACGCAGGAGGCCGTCGAGGAACTGGTCCGGGCGTTCGTGGACGCCGACGTCGGCCCGCTGGTCCCCGAGGTGGGGACGAACGTGGTCGGGGCGGGCGCGTACGCCGAGTCGGGCGACGAGGTGGTGGCCGTCGAGGGGCGCATCGCCCGGACCCTCTCGGGGGTCGAACCCACGCGCGGGACGCGCTTCGGCGCGTCGAGCCACGTCGGCCAGTTCCTCCTCGGCGCGCGGGAGGTGGACCCGGAACTCCGCTTCGCGGTGAACCTCCGGTTCGACGACCGGGTCGAACGCGCCCTCGACGGCGTGCCGTGGCCGGTTGCGACGGCCGACGGCGGAAGCGAGGGGGACGAAGCCGACGAGGAGGAGGGCGAGCGCGGGGAGTTCACGGCGGCCCGGCGGACGCTCACGGCGGCGAGTCGGACCCCGCGGGCGGTCGTCAACCCGGCACGGGTGGGCTACGAACCGACGACGCTGGTGCTGGCGCGGGAGGCCGACGTACTCCGGGAGCGGACGCTGACGCTCCTCGATAGACTGGAAGAGAACTGA
- a CDS encoding SDR family NAD(P)-dependent oxidoreductase has product MRFDGKTVFITGAGAGIGEATALRAAEEGAHVVVTDVDREGAEATTTAIREAGGEAVTHELDVTNADRFHDLVQATDEKYGLDVLVNNAGTGHPPAYTEETDAETRDFVMDINVNGVWNGCHAALPIMKEQGSGSIVNVASLAALYGLPKQAVYSLTKGAVLNFTRAVAAEAGPKGVRANAVCPGFVNTDLGRQHWESKEDPEAAKQAMLRRYPLRRLGEPEEIADAICFLASDEASWVTGHGLVIDGGFSTS; this is encoded by the coding sequence ATGCGATTCGACGGCAAGACGGTCTTCATTACGGGTGCTGGTGCGGGTATCGGGGAAGCGACGGCACTGCGGGCCGCCGAGGAGGGTGCACACGTCGTCGTCACCGACGTCGACAGGGAGGGTGCCGAGGCGACGACGACCGCCATCCGCGAGGCGGGTGGCGAGGCTGTCACCCACGAACTCGACGTGACGAACGCCGACCGCTTTCACGACCTCGTGCAGGCCACCGACGAGAAGTACGGCCTCGACGTCCTCGTCAACAACGCCGGGACGGGCCATCCGCCCGCCTACACGGAGGAGACGGACGCCGAGACGCGCGACTTCGTGATGGACATCAACGTCAACGGGGTCTGGAACGGCTGTCACGCCGCGTTGCCCATCATGAAAGAACAGGGGTCGGGGAGCATCGTCAACGTGGCCTCGCTGGCGGCGCTGTACGGTCTCCCGAAGCAGGCCGTCTACTCGCTGACGAAGGGCGCGGTGTTGAACTTCACGCGGGCCGTCGCCGCCGAGGCGGGGCCGAAGGGCGTGCGCGCCAACGCCGTCTGTCCGGGCTTCGTCAACACCGACCTCGGCAGACAGCACTGGGAGTCGAAGGAGGACCCGGAGGCGGCGAAGCAGGCAATGTTGCGTCGGTACCCCCTGCGCCGACTCGGCGAACCCGAGGAGATCGCGGACGCCATCTGCTTTCTCGCCAGCGACGAGGCGTCGTGGGTGACGGGCCACGGACTGGTCATCGACGGCGGGTTCTCGACGAGCTAG
- a CDS encoding carboxypeptidase regulatory-like domain-containing protein codes for MRTNYVVVCALLVLASAIAPTALAQTEDVTLTVTVVNEDGDPVGGAELTVSWDGGEATETTRSNGQALIDVPEGSDVTITVADDRYVRNAPFVVTDAQGGEVTVEVARQGSAVVRVAEGSQGLANAHVVVSRDGEAVVSGSTNENGGFQTGTIEQGSYDLRIVKPGYYAVERSLSVTGDVFRTVSLEQGSVSVTFRVVDDHFAENRTLAGSTVRVGSLATLNTSQDGAATIGIPVNSVFEVRVSNDGYRTGTERLVVNESGTTVTYGIRRTPSLTVSPANTQVVVNQTVRVEVTDEYDEAVADATLTLDGESVATTGADGVARVRIPSAGDHELAATTGNVTAESVTVEGVSAGQATRTATDTPEPTTSEPTDTPAPTTTTSSGDGPGFGVLAAALALALSALLLGRRR; via the coding sequence ATGAGAACGAACTACGTGGTGGTCTGTGCGCTTCTCGTCCTCGCGTCGGCCATCGCACCGACAGCCCTCGCACAGACCGAGGACGTGACGCTCACCGTGACCGTCGTGAACGAGGACGGCGACCCGGTCGGCGGTGCGGAGTTGACCGTCTCGTGGGACGGCGGCGAGGCCACCGAGACGACCCGGTCGAACGGACAGGCACTCATCGACGTTCCCGAGGGCAGCGACGTGACCATCACCGTCGCGGACGACCGCTACGTCCGCAACGCGCCGTTCGTCGTCACTGACGCGCAGGGCGGCGAGGTGACCGTCGAGGTGGCCCGGCAGGGGTCGGCCGTCGTCCGCGTCGCCGAGGGGAGTCAGGGGCTGGCGAACGCCCACGTCGTCGTCTCGCGCGACGGCGAGGCGGTCGTCAGCGGGTCGACCAACGAGAACGGCGGGTTCCAGACGGGCACCATCGAGCAGGGGTCGTACGACCTGAGAATCGTCAAGCCCGGCTACTACGCCGTCGAGCGCTCGCTGTCGGTCACAGGCGACGTCTTCCGGACGGTGTCGCTCGAACAGGGGTCCGTCTCCGTGACATTCCGCGTCGTCGACGACCACTTCGCGGAGAACCGGACGCTCGCCGGGTCGACGGTCCGCGTCGGGTCGCTGGCGACGCTCAACACCTCGCAGGACGGCGCGGCGACCATCGGCATCCCCGTCAACTCCGTCTTCGAGGTGCGCGTCTCGAACGACGGCTACCGGACCGGGACCGAACGACTCGTCGTCAACGAGTCGGGCACCACCGTCACCTACGGCATCCGGCGCACCCCCTCGCTGACCGTCTCGCCCGCGAACACGCAGGTCGTGGTCAACCAGACGGTCCGCGTCGAGGTGACCGACGAGTACGACGAGGCCGTCGCGGACGCCACCCTCACCCTCGACGGCGAGTCGGTGGCGACCACCGGCGCCGACGGCGTCGCCCGCGTCCGCATCCCGTCGGCCGGCGACCACGAACTCGCCGCGACGACGGGCAACGTCACCGCCGAGTCGGTGACCGTCGAGGGGGTCAGCGCCGGGCAGGCGACCCGGACGGCGACCGACACGCCCGAACCGACCACCAGCGAACCCACCGACACGCCCGCCCCCACCACGACCACCTCCAGCGGCGACGGGCCGGGCTTCGGCGTCCTCGCGGCCGCCCTCGCCCTCGCCCTCTCGGCACTCCTGCTCGGCCGGCGGCGCTGA
- a CDS encoding peroxiredoxin: MLAPGDDAPRFELPDQHGDTVELPEEGAAVVYFYPRADTPGCTTEACGFRDAWDAFEERAVPVFGISDDSVDDLADFAEKYDLPFRLLSDADGSVARQYDSYGEKRVGGKTFEGAFRNTFVVRDGDVVAVFEGVSPAGHAEEVLAALDGGGTSA; this comes from the coding sequence ATGCTCGCTCCCGGTGACGACGCCCCCCGGTTCGAACTGCCCGACCAGCACGGCGACACCGTCGAACTCCCCGAGGAGGGGGCCGCGGTGGTCTACTTCTACCCCCGGGCGGACACGCCCGGCTGTACCACCGAGGCCTGCGGCTTCCGCGACGCGTGGGACGCCTTCGAGGAGCGTGCCGTCCCCGTCTTCGGCATCAGCGACGATTCCGTCGACGACCTCGCCGACTTCGCGGAGAAGTACGATCTGCCCTTCCGCCTGCTGTCGGACGCCGACGGGTCGGTCGCCCGACAGTACGACTCCTACGGCGAGAAACGGGTGGGCGGGAAGACCTTCGAGGGGGCCTTCCGGAACACGTTCGTCGTCCGCGACGGCGACGTGGTGGCGGTGTTCGAGGGGGTCTCGCCGGCGGGCCACGCCGAAGAGGTGCTGGCTGCCCTCGACGGGGGCGGCACGTCCGCGTAG